The Halichoerus grypus chromosome 14, mHalGry1.hap1.1, whole genome shotgun sequence genomic interval AAAAGAATTTAGTCATAATTAAGTTTTAGAAAGGAACTGTAAATGTGCTAAGtctactttgtctttttttttttttttttaaagattttatttatttatttgacagagagagagacacagcaagagagggaacacaagcaggggaagtgggagagggagaagcaggcttcccgcggagcagggagcccgatgcggggctcgatcccaggaccctgggaccatgacctgagccgaaggcagacgcttaacgactgagccacccaggcgcccctactttgtCTTGATATGAAATGTTGATGTTACTATATACCTGTTctgcatttattttctctttgatctcAGACAAAAAGTTACATGGCTGTTTGCCAATACTGAATTTTAgttattaaaagattaaaatcctTTTTCTTATCAGAGTCCTCTCCACAAATCATGAGTAATATTGGGCCAAAATTCTAACTGTATTAGCTAAAATAGTAAGTTAACAAGATACCCTAACTGGTTATCTGATTGGGGGAGACTATTGtggaaagaaagttttttttttaagatttctatatttatttatttatctgacagagagagagagtgcgcacaagcagggggagccgcagggagagggagaagcagactccctgctgagcaaggagcctgacatgggactcaatcccagggccctgggatcatgacccgagccgaaggcagacgcttaacgactgagccacccaggcgccctggaaagaAACTTTTAATACTTCATTTAAAACACCAACCTGGCTAGGATTTAAAACAGGGATGCCTACGAAACTGAGCAGTATGAAAAATGGTGTACTTTAGGCAGTTCCATGTGATTATCCTTGAGCCACCATGTGGTGGTTTTAAAAGTGGTCCAAAGATCCTTTGATCCTGTTTAAAGATGTGGAAGTTAATTCCCCTGTTCCCTAGCTCAGGCCGGACTTCCTGACCCTGTGAGGAATGCACTAAGGCAGATGAGATGACTACTGAGGGTCAGAGAAAGCACTGGAGCGCTCGCCTTGCGCTCTCCCCTACTGATCACCGGctttgggggaagccagctgccatgctgGGAGGGCACGCCAACAGCCAAATGGAGATGtaaggaactgaggcctccagCCAACAGACACGTGTGTGGGCCAGCCTGCAGGTAATCTCCTGACAGCCCCTGAGCCAGAACTACCTAGTGAAgcactcccaaattcctgacccacagaaactgggatCTAATAAATCTTTATAGCTTCAAGCTACTGAATTTTGGGGAAGTTTTTCTACACAGCGATTCATGACTGATGCAGATTTTGGTACCTAGACGTGGGGTGCTGCTCTAACAAAAACCCAAACCGTAGGAGGGGCTACAGAGCCCAGGTAATGGGCAGGCGTCGGAAGGCAGCAAGGACCGTGTCAGCAAGAGCCTGAAGAAACTGTCAGGAGGAGTCACACAGCCACTGAGGAGGCTGCGTGTCGGCTGCAGGACAGTGAGGGAAATGCTGTTGGAACCCAGAGGAAagggatccctgctctgccacgGCACAACACTGAGCAGCACTGGGCCACCTCCTTTAAAGCAGAACCAGGGAAGTGCCTGCTAACAGGGTGCCAGCTAGGAAGACATCTGGGAGGGTCTGAAGGTATTTGCTGTCTGCGGTACAGTAGGAGCAGACACTGAAACCagagacatttcttttcttttctttttaagattttatttatttatttgacagagagagacacagtgagagagggaacacaagcagggggagtgggagagggagaagcaggctccccgcggagcagggagcccgatgcggggctcgatcccaggacccaggatcatgacctgagccgaaggctgacgctcaatgactgagccacccaggcgcccctaaagacaTTTCTTTGAGGAGCCAGGACTTCATGGTTTTAAAGACCCCTAATTTCTAGAAGGCAAATGACATGCAATTTAAGAAATGGCCTCTAAGCAAAGATCCAATCTAAGACACAGGAAAACACGGTCTACAGCAGCTGTTGGTCAAGCTGGGCCCCAAAGACCAAATCCAGGCTGCTGCCTACTTATGTGTGCACTGCTGGTTAAGGGTACCTTTTATGGTTTGAGatgattgtaaaaataaaaagatggttTTGTGACATGGACAGATTATGTGAAATGCAAACCTCAGTGTCTGGCTAAtaattttattagaacacagcctcccggggcgcctgggtggctcagtcggttaagcgactgccttcggctcaggtcatgatcccagggtcctgggatcgagccccgcatcgggctccctgctccgcggggagtctgcttctccctctcccactccccctgcttgtgttccctctctcgctgtctctctctctgtcaattaaataaataaataaaaatctaaaaaaaaaaaaaaaaaaaaagaacacagcctCCCTCGCTAGCTCACGTACCACCTGTGGCTGCTTCCACAAGGCAGGGTGGAATCACTGCAACAGACAATACACTTACTGTCTCATCTTTAACAGAGAAATTCGTAGACCTCAGtctaaatataaagcaaaacGCTTTGTTAAGACCCTAGCCATAGCTCAGAAACCTCAACTGTTTGGCCAGTGAGGCTCCTAAGGACTTTACGGGTGGTGTCTCAGCAGAAGCCCACGGTAAAATGACCGGTGGCTTCTGCCTCATGGGCGTGACCCTGAAGAAGATCACAGGAGACctacaaatattttaagagaaatatattAGCAGAAACACCACTTGGATTGACAGATACATTCTACAATGACAAGGCTTTTGGATGCCCACATTTCTACAAGCAAAAAGCAGGCTGAGAAAATCACTTAGCCACAAACGCACACCACCattcacagaaaaggaaggatGATCCCGAAGGCAGAGTCAAGAACCACACAGAATTATCACCAGGGCTGTGGTTCTAATCAAAGAAGTCCCCACATTTCCCGGTCTGGACTTCAGAGCTGCTACGGACCCGTGACCCCTGTGCCTCGTGCTTCCCTCAGGTGAACAGCAGGGCTTCCAGCGGCCATCCTGTGCTTGCCCCACCACTGTGTGGTCGCGGAGGGACAGGTGACTTGTCCTCGAGGAGTTCACAGTTCAGTCTCTGATCAGAAGGACTGCACTCACGGTGTTGTACTCAAGGAAGTGCGACCATTAGGCCTCATTTGCCTCTAGATCTGATTTGGACGACAGCACCCCAGCTGCTGAACAGATATTGTAAAAGTGAGGCTTCTGGGCCATCGAGGGAGGGGTGAGCGTATTGTGCATGTGGCAGGGATGTAAACAATCTGGCTAGCAGGCGGATTATGGCGGTTTTAAATATGCCCACATATTCCTCATTACTTCTCCCTTTAAGAGGTGTTGTTTCCAAGCCACCCCCCCACATCGAAGTATATGGGTTGGACTTAGCGACTTGTTTCAAGAAAACTGAATAAGGTGGACTGTCAGTGTGTGACTTAAGACTAGGTCATAAAATACACtgtggcctcctcctcctctttgggGCCACCTGCTCTGGGGGAAGACACCTTTCCCAAATAGCCTTCACCTAGTTTCCTGGCACGGCAACATCTTCTGTAACTATGACACAGTCGTCAAACAAAAGGTTAACACCAATCCATTACCGTTAACTAAGCTCAAGCCTCGTTCTCATTTCCCGTTTTTCCACCGTCTTTTTTGCTCCATGATCTAATTCAGTAAACCACACTGTCTTTACTGACTTCACAGTAGGAAAATGGAGGCAGTAGGCCAGGCAGGATTACTGGCTGCTCCGTGTACTTGCTGTATTTATCAAACTGACAGTGTCGCGGCCCAGGAAACAGAGGCTCTACCACACTAGAGAAGTGTCTTGGACTGAACTGCTGCCCCCAAAAAGATACGTCCAGGCCCTAATTACTAAAACCTGTGAAcattaccttatttggaaaagtaaGTTATGAAGTACCTTGCAAAGAAGAGATTACCCAGGATTATCTATCTATTAACTCTCTATTTCTCTCAGGGTCTGAAATGAGATTAATTCCTATGATCCTGCTATAGAGAGTGGTAGCTGATTTACCTTTCCTTTGGTTTATCACTGCTCTTCCTTTCGTAAGTGGCGTGGTCATGCCTCGTTGGATCATAATGTACGACATCCCTGTGTAAACGACAGACAGGAGTAAGCTGGCAGACAGAAATCAGAGCTGAATGCAAAAAATTAACAGCAAACTGTAATTCAACATTGGGGCAATtccaattgttttttttaattttttaaagattttatttatttgacagagagagaacaagcaggggggaacggcaggcagagggagaagcaggcttcccgctgaacagggagcccgatgcgggactcgatcccaggaccctggggtcatgacctgagccgaaggcagacgcttaacagactcagccacccaggtgccccaggacaatTCCAATTTTTGAGCAAGACAAAACCACACAATCAAAGAAACCTATCAGGATCTCGTTAGAAGGTCATATTTTATAAGTTACCTAGTTTTGAGTTtccctgagtcttttttttttaacattaaaaattaatttacacatctaaaataaatatggatAAAACTGGATCTGCATAAAGTATTTTAGTGGGGAAAGCGGGGGAAAGTGAGTGAAGGTATAGAAAGGAAaactgggggctcctggctgtcTGTctgtagagcacgtgactcttgacctcggggtcgtGCGTTCAAGACcccgttgggtgtagagcttattttaaagaaaaacaaacaaacaaaacccctaaaaaacaaaagaaaggaaaattgatCACATGTTGGTGACTACAGAAGCTGGTTTACAGGGCTTTCTAAACACCAGTCTCTACAaattatgtgtttaaaattttccgTAACAAAAAATTACACTGATACAGTTCCACAGTTAATACTTAAACCACTGTCCAAGCTGCTTCCCTATTGAAAGCAAGGCCGCTATGACATGTaagcacaaaaacagaaaaaatttaagattAGTTTCTTGAAGTGCGCCACTGGGTCCAAGATAATATGTTTGTAAGGGTCTGATACATTTTGCCAACTGCCCTCCTCAGGACGTCTAAAACGGCCTAGTTTTAAACCGAGTTCAATAATGAAAACAGGGTGGAACGGGATGGAACATAAGCCATACCTAAATTTCTTGGCAGCTCCCGATCCTTTGTGCGCAGAACTGCTCACGGCGGTGTGCAAAACGCTCTGCACGACGTTCAGGGCTTTGAGCTTCTCCGCAGCAAGTTCCTCTTCCTCCGCTGTTCTCTCATCATTTACTTcttagagggaaagggggaattAGTAATCTCTTGGCAAACGTAGCTTGAGCAGTCTCAATAATCAAATAATCATAAAGCACCTAAACATGGGCAAAGCACactgaaagaggagaaagaaaagtccaACCCTGTTTTCCTAACCTCCTCAACCCCATGACTCTCAATGCCACAGGGAATCCAGAAGTCACATGACCAACAAATGAAAAGTCCCATTTCCACCTgtaattatgaaaacaaaatctacaGTTGATGGCTTTCAGTGGCAAATCAAAGTTCTTAAGGTAAAGCTCGACAAATGCAACAGAGCAAGATACTAATCACAAAACCACAGTGATTACAGACCGATTTTTTACCACTCTAAAAATGTGACTTAAATTACCTATCAACCTAAAAATGAAAGGTAGTGAAGGATGGCAATTCTCCTGACTTATAACACCTTACAAGACAGTTGCTTGGCCTCTGCTTCAGTAACAAATGCTGCAGGAGGAGAGCCATGGGTCCTACACACACAGGGCACTGTGGGCCCAAATGCTGTCACCTTCAACTACAGGAAACACAAACATCAGACAACAAAACAGCTAGTCTGGATTACAGGCCAAAATACAGAGGCGGTCTAAGCCTGGAAGACCCCTGAACTCACTGCAGAAGACAAGCAACCATGTAACAGATACCAGAATAAGACAGTAACTTGAGTAAGTTCTCTACAGAAATACCTCAAATGTCTGAGGGttcaaaggagggagagagaaggttcAAGTGCATCACAAAAAGCTTCATAAACCAGGTGGAGTCTAAGGCAGGAGACACGAAGTGGATCCCCTGAGGGGAGGGCCTGCCAGgtgcaggaaacaaaatgaacacacacactgAAGAAAGTGCAAAGCGTTTACATTAGGTTGGACCATATGAATGTGCTAACATGCAACAGCTTTCACTTTGATGCACAAGGGAAGGCTGAAGCCACGGGGAACCTAAGAACCCTAGGAAGAATGTACACGTAGAGGCAAAGGGAAAACCAGGAACCAAGAATTAGGAAGAAAACAAGAGTTATGGTGTGatgggagcagagggaagagaacaTCTTGAGGTGGTGAACAGGGACGAAAGCCACAGGCAGGCTGGAGGCTGAAGCTGGAGGAAATGCCACTGCGCTTGGTGAACGGGCATCCATGGCTGTGAGACACAGACCGAAGAGCCAGAAGTTCAGAAACCAACCTCTGGACGTAGCACTCAATGCAGGCTATTCCACGGTTCTGTCTGCCCCTGCCTTCTCGAGGAACTGTGAGCAAGAAGCTCTGAAACACAAGTTGGTGTGGACCCTGGGGAATTTACTCTGAACACTGGTTTCCAGAAACATACACTACACAGAATAATCACCTCAAAGAAGAGCGGCTGAGTCAGATCAGAAAGTGCATTTTCAACAAAAAGCCACTTCTTCTGAATTAGCtgcaatttactttttaatttcaagtttagAATGCAAAAGATGGGAATGGCAACTAGAAATCTGGCAGAGTGGAAGGAATGGCTTTTTGGGGGACCTAAGGCCTGTGTCCGCAGAAAGAAGGGCAGGATGAGCACGCCCGTGAGCAGGGGTAACAGGAAGTACGAATGGTGAGGCCTAAGGCTCAGGGTAGATTAactcaggaaggagagaaaaaggtgTGAGGATAGAGAAGTCCAGAGACGGGAGAGGCAAGCAGGGGCCTCACTTGGAGGGCCGCCCTCCTGACCAGGCGGGACGTGAGGGCTTTTTGGACGGGTAAGGGACAGGTCGTGTGGAGACAGTTTGGAGCTGCTGTGAAGGAGAAAGTCCTAGAGAGCATCACCGGCTGGGAGATGCACCCGCGTCAGGAGGACTCCAAGCGGAAGGGCACTCCGTGTGCACCGCTGCTCCAACACCTGCCCCGGCACACACCGTGGAGGGAAGGCGGATGCTCAGCTTCTCCCCCAACCTCACCAGGACCCGCTGCACTACTGCCAggtgtgtccccctccccccccaggccAGGGACAGGCCAGAGGGAGACAGTCTCTGTGGATGCTATCCTCTCCTGTCCTTCGGGCAGCTTCAAGCTCAAGGAGGACTGCGTAAGCAGCCCAGAGGTCACAGTCCTCACAAGGCTTGGGACGCAGTTTCTCCTAGACCAGATGACTTCTCAGGGTCCCCCAGCTCTGACAGCAGGACTGTTTGGACAGGGAGGTATTTACCTTCCTGTTCCTCTTCACTGTCACTCTCCAGAAACCGGGAGTCCATGCGGAATCTGTCGTCAGTGCCAAAGTGAGACTGCAAGTCCAGGAGCTACACAGACATGTGGACAGCTGGGAGCCACGTTCCCAAGACCGCGCTCCCACAGAAGACCCTCCAAGCGCACCTCCTTCACCCTGGAATTCACTACATTAGTGTCTGCATAACCTCACCAACCCACGAACCATCCAAATAAGCCTGCACGTACCCAGATGGAAACACCATTCAGCAACAAGGACATGTTGTAGGTGGGATTATTTTCAGTCTTCACTAACCTtctgcccagctctgccctcaaaCTGAGGTTTAATTCTGAACCTGTGACTGTCCTCGGAGCCAGATTCTTCGTCTTCACTGCTGTCAAACAGCCTCCCAGATGCTCTGCTCACGGACTCCTGGAACGCAGATGCACACGGGAGTGCTCATTAACAACGGAGGCGACCTGCAATCCCTTCTTTCCAGTCTTCCTCTCACACTGAAGACCCAGAAACCCAGATGCATCTCCAGGACCTGGGTCCCTAATCTGGAGGCTCCCTGTGCAGCCCGCattgggggaggggtgaagtTACTACAGAGCACGCTCTCTGCAGGCCCGCACCAGTACTGATACCTCCTGGCAGATGATGTGGAGGACAGACTCACGTGGGGAAAATCTGGTATCGGTATGTGTGGTGGTCGGGGGTGCCAGGGGGCTCACTGTGGCTCGGGAGAACTTGGTGTTGAACGTGGCAGTTGTCGGAGGTCTTGGTATGCAGGAGGCAGAAATGGACCTGCGAGAGTGGCGGAAAGCCCGCATGGACTTCCCGAGCTACTTACCTTCAGGGGCTCCTCTCCTAGGTGGTTTTGCTCCTCTGTCTCGCTGTCAGAGCCAAAGATGATGTGTGTTGGCTTGTCCTCTGGATGACCATCCTAGAGCAGTTGACAAAGGTACCACACCTTAAAACAGCCCCTTCTCATCCCTTAGAGTGAACGCCACCATCCACGTGTTTCCCAAGATGGAAACTTGAGACTTCTTCCTCTCCATGTCCAGTTGGTCCCCAAGTTCCAGGTGTGGACCCTGCTGCTATCTTTTAAGTCTATTCCCACTGTCACTGGCTTGGTTCTGGCTAATTACCTCCCAGAGACTCCCTGGTTCCAGATTTCCCAATCTGACCTATTGTTTGTCATGGCCTAAACAATCTTTCCCAGATCCGAGGCTGgtaaatgttttctgtaaaggaccagagagtaaatattttaggttttgcaggccaCATATAATcttggttcttctttttaaaaacccttcaTAAATGTAAAAACGTTCTTAGCTTGAAGGCTGTACCAAAATGGGCCACAGGCTGGATGGCTTGTGAGCCAGTGTGCAGATTCCTGTTCTATTATATATGCAGCGAGTCTTCACCCCTTTCCTTTCCACAGCCACAGAATAAAGTCCAACCTCCACAGCCTTCCCACCACTTGCCCTGCTCCTCTCCCGAGCACCCTCATCTTCTGTACGTCTGTTACATTGACTGCAAACTGCTCCCCTCCcatggaatgcctttcctctcccttcccgccctcctgcctctgcccaaCCAGTTCACACTGATCCTTCTTCCTTAGACCCCATTCAGGCTGAGGAagccccctgcccttcctcctggctGACTTGCTGGGGTGCATGGGCACTCTTCTCTCTGGGCCCTGTGCCCACCACTCTGTGAGCCAACGACCGCCATAGGCAGGGACCACGATCCTCATCCCGGAAGTCTAGCACTAACTGTGAAGGCCTGGGACTTCACAGACACTTACggttgttgaaagaatgaatgaagtcaGTATCGTGAATCTTAGTGAGATTAAATCACTGGTTACTTATTTGCAAATTTGGACACGTCAGTAAACTATGCCAGTTACAgcttccaaaggaaaagaaatcatgagGAAAAATTTAGGTTAAAACAAGTAAGAATGTTTTCAGTAAACAGAGTTCAAACTCAATTTCTCTGGTATATACTAAAGACATAAGGCGACAAAAGCTTCTAACTCAAGGGACACAACATGAAACAGGTGGGTGCTGGGATAAAGAGCTTGGAGGGGCACGCCGACCTTCAAGGGAAGGAAGGGTGGCCTCATGGCGCCCAAACTGGGAGAGCACTCACCAAGTCTGCCAGGGCGTCATGAACCAGCTTCTTCCGCACTTCCTTTGCTTTCTGCCTTGCGTCCAAGGCTGCCAAACGCTTCTGATTGTCTTCAGCATGCTTCTCCTTAGTGTGAACATCGGACCAAATGTTCACAGAAAGTGGGAAGTTGGTGTTGCTTCCCCGAGCATCTCTCCTGGAGGAGCCCTCCGGTGCTTTCCCAGGCGCCAGGTGGCTGCTCTGTCCGGAGCCCTCTCCGGTCTCCCCGGTCCTGTGGCGGCAGTCTTCATCAAAGTCTACCTTGGGGGTCTTTGCACCAAGacttaaatatttcttatcttttaacAGCAAAAGACTAGAAATAGGATTCCTACCTCCCTCTTCCAAACTGCTAGGGGACACCATCTTGTGATCCTGGCTCTGGAAAGGAGAACGTCTCTTTTGAGGCCGAGTTTGGTTTGGGTCATTTGTCTTCTTTGCATGTTGGAGAGGAGTTAGTTTGCTTGATGGGGACCCCTTCTCCATGGACATGCTACTGGGATCAAGTTTCAAGGAattctgatctttattaataTTGTCAGAGGCAACAATCTCTTTCAAGGGTTTTTTTATTGATTCCTTTCCATAGAGACAGCCTACTCCCTTGAAAGCCTGGAATTTTGGCTTTAAGTTGTTTTCCTTCGGTTTCTGTTTTCCACAGgtgttctcttctccttctaaAAGGGCAGCCATAATGTCCTCGGGACAGATACATGGCTGGGCTGCTCTGCGCAGGCCACCCGGAGTCCTGTCACACTTTGCGGCGGTCTCCTGGCCACCGTGCTCAGGATCTTCTTCGGGAGGCTGCAGGATGCCGCCAGCCAACTGTTCCAGATCAGCTAAGGTGAGCTGCACACGGGGGCAGTTCTTCATCATGGCACCATACTCCTCATCTCCCGAAGACTCGGCAGATTCTGACGCAGAGCCCGCCTCTTCCCTGCTGCTGCAGTGGGCCGTGACCCTGGGACTGACAGCTTGCTCTGGGTTGGTCTTTCTTTTTTGCACTTTAACacagttttttctatttctcaaagACGTTTTCTTGTGTGCAGACTTTTCCATTTGTGAAAACTCTGCATTGTTTTTGACCTCACTGGTCTTTTTCTTTGCTGCGATGATCTCATCCGTATCTCCTGAATCACAGCTGCAATCGCTTCCCAGGGCATTACCATTCCCATCCCGGCAGGAGACATGACTGACACCTAATGCTGTTACAGAACGCAGCTTATGAACACCTGACCTCATGTCCCCCCGTACGACTTCAAAGGGCTCATTTACAGAGTCACCCACTGAGGACCATGTAGTTTTCCCCAGGCTTTCCTCTCTTGCGATCAGTAATCGCATCTCTTCTTCAGACATGTGATTTCTGTGCCTGGTAGTTCCTGGGCCAGAAGTCTGAACAAACACACTGTTAAGTTTCTGGCTGTGAGAAGCAGGGACACAGGCTAACTGAGCAGTAACGGCCTTACAGGGTGCTTCCTGTGCCACCTCTTGTTGTGTGGGATACAGACTTCCTGGGACCATGCGGGGTCTTGCTCTCACAGCTGGAGAAGCAGCGGACGCCTCGTCCTTTTGTGCTTTGATCCTCTTCCGGGGGGGGCTGTGAAGAGCACAGAACTCCCCTCGTCGCTTCTTACTCATAGGGTCATCCCCTCCTTCCAGTTCCCAGGTAAGGCTGGACACAGGGGTGGCATGAGTGACATCCTCTGCGATCTTCTTTAAGTTGTGGCAGTATTTTGATGGGTCGTACTTCATGATGTTACCAGAGTCAAGGAACAAAACAGAGGCACTAGGTTTTAGGAAAACCTATCAATGTGGTGAAGCACAAGGAGTACTGTCTGACCTCGAGCAGGTCACTTACTCGGCCTACCCTCCCTTTCCCATCAAACACAATGAGCACTTCGCTGGGTGACCTCAGGATCTGTGGCACTGGCATGTCCAGAGTTAAAACAGCACCATCACGGTTAACTGGCACAGCAGCACACCCATACGGGTTCTATTCCAGGTACAGGGGCCACGTGCGGTTTTCTGTACATCTGAGCTGATACTGTAAAGCAGAGCACACAGGGGCACCCTGCAGGGCACAGCTGGATGCTGCACGTCCTTTACTCCAACTGCTTTTGGCCATTCCTGCCTCCCCAGTCCTGGTGCATCCTGCTCTGGTTCTCCCAGCCCAGTAACATCCATTCCACACTCTGCTCACTCTCTGCATCTTGTAGGTCCTTATTAGGAAGCTAGTAATTCTTGCCTAGGCCTGTTTTGTTGCTGACATTGTCCAGAAAAAGCCTAGTGAATGTCAAAGTGCTGTGACGACAGCTAGCATTTGCTGGTTTCCTAACACATATGAATAGGCAAGTGTAAGTTGCTTTCAGTGATCACTCCTGAAAAGTCCTTCTAGGACTTTTAGTAAGAACTAAATCAGCATCTGGTAGCTACTGACTGCGTGCCAAAAACGTGCGATGTGCCAGGCAGTGTCTGCTGTCAGCTTCACACTGTCCTCCAACGTCCTCCTCTTTGCTGTTGGTGCTGCCACAGAGCGAAGGCTGACAGGAAGCGAGCTTTCCCGGACATTAGCGCCACTGGCGGGAGAGCAGAAGCAGGTGTGGCCAGTTCTCCAGCGGCCCCAGGGCACAGCAGCTGTGAGCAATGAAGACACCCGCCCACCTCTGCTCCTCTAGCCCCAGGGTGATAGCAGTCTGCTGCAGTTACTTATCTCGGACAACCTGCCCATCAGCTGCATGCTCCCCCAGCACTTGCTGAACCCAACTGTTTGTACTGCATCCCCTCGGGAACGCCTGGAGCTGCTTGTTTCCTTGACTGGCACACAGGGTTACAGCTTGCCCACAAGTCCACGATGCTGGGAATTCACGGTCCCTGACAATCTGACTTCATTTCCTCAACGGAACAGGCCTCCATGTTTGCTCGTCCAGGATGCACACTACTTCTCCACCCCCCGTTCTCCTGCCCATCTACATATTCCTACCTACTGCTTTCCTCCTGCCTGGTCTTCTTCCCACCACTTTCTACCAATGTAAACCATGCCCCACCTCCTCCAGCGCCTTCTTCAACCACAGCAGAGCCCCCTCGCCCTTCTTTAGCACCTTGGGCAACGGCTTTGAATCCATGTCAATCAAGACGGGGGATGTAAAAGTTAATCAGTACAAGTGCTTCTCTGACAAGTGTCACTTTTGTCACTCACTAGTATAAAGCCTCCTCACAGTCCCTCATGAACCTCTCATTGTTTCACACGTGGAAGCAGGTAGGTCTTACCTTGCCTAGAAATGGGGAACATAACCTTTAAGCATCTAAGATTTACTGACAGAGGCAGGGAAATTCTAGTGGGATGAAGTGAACATCTGCAAGCATCCATCACTGTGGTAAATAATAGTTACTCTGAAAGGCCAATTGCAAAGGATATTTTACGTTTATGTTGATTCTTTAGGTGAAGGACAGGTAATACTCTTCCAAATTTACTCACAACCcaattctaaaaggaaaaaaaagaatacatttactACATATGTCACAAACGGAAAAGAATAACCACACTGCATaaacacaacttaaaaaaaaaaaatcacactcatAGTGGGCCATATTactgctgggttttgttttgttgttgttgttttttaaagattttatttatttatttgacagacagagacacagcgagagagggaacacgagcagggggagtggagaaggagaagggagttAGGAAACCAGCAACAGACCagctcctgagcag includes:
- the NOL8 gene encoding nucleolar protein 8 isoform X2 is translated as MKADREVKRLFVGGLGQNISKADLQNQFSRFGEVSDVEIITRKDDQGNPQKVFAYINIRVAEADLNKCMSVLNKTKWKGGTLQIQLAKESFLHRLAQEREEAKAKKEKSTIGNTSFLEKMGVVDFHVKAVPGTEVPGHKNWVVSKFGRVLPVLHLKNQHKRKIMKYDPSKYCHNLKKIAEDVTHATPVSSLTWELEGGDDPMSKKRRGEFCALHSPPRKRIKAQKDEASAASPAVRARPRMVPGSLYPTQQEVAQEAPCKAVTAQLACVPASHSQKLNSVFVQTSGPGTTRHRNHMSEEEMRLLIAREESLGKTTWSSVGDSVNEPFEVVRGDMRSGVHKLRSVTALGVSHVSCRDGNGNALGSDCSCDSGDTDEIIAAKKKTSEVKNNAEFSQMEKSAHKKTSLRNRKNCVKVQKRKTNPEQAVSPRVTAHCSSREEAGSASESAESSGDEEYGAMMKNCPRVQLTLADLEQLAGGILQPPEEDPEHGGQETAAKCDRTPGGLRRAAQPCICPEDIMAALLEGEENTCGKQKPKENNLKPKFQAFKGVGCLYGKESIKKPLKEIVASDNINKDQNSLKLDPSSMSMEKGSPSSKLTPLQHAKKTNDPNQTRPQKRRSPFQSQDHKMVSPSSLEEGGRNPISSLLLLKDKKYLSLGAKTPKVDFDEDCRHRTGETGEGSGQSSHLAPGKAPEGSSRRDARGSNTNFPLSVNIWSDVHTKEKHAEDNQKRLAALDARQKAKEVRKKLVHDALADLDGHPEDKPTHIIFGSDSETEEQNHLGEEPLKESVSRASGRLFDSSEDEESGSEDSHRFRIKPQFEGRAGQKLLDLQSHFGTDDRFRMDSRFLESDSEEEQEEVNDERTAEEEELAAEKLKALNVVQSVLHTAVSSSAHKGSGAAKKFRDVVHYDPTRHDHATYERKSSDKPKESKAKRRKQKEEAEKLPEVSKEMYYSVAADIKEIFQTTKVTSETADDTPSSENCDGEKVDIYHPAALTTAAKQPGGFTFSFFDSDAEDVKEDAYKAEPVKTGKVVWQGAPRFQDSSSEEEDVAEEEMEDREPSPREVSLPEKETTRFFFFSKNDERLHGSDLFWRGVGNNISRNSWEARTNNLRMDCRKKHKDAKRRVKPK
- the NOL8 gene encoding nucleolar protein 8 isoform X4, with protein sequence MKADREVKRLFVGGLGQNISKADLQNQFSRFGEVSDVEIITRKDDQGNPQKVFAYINIRVAEADLNKCMSVLNKTKWKGGTLQIQLAKESFLHRLAQEREEAKAKKEKSTIGNTSFLEKMGVVDFHVKAVPGTEVPGHKNWVVSKFGRVLPVLHLKNQHKRKIMKYDPSKYCHNLKKIAEDVTHATPVSSLTWELEGGDDPMSKKRRGEFCALHSPPRKRIKAQKDEASAASPAVRARPRMVPGSLYPTQQEVAQEAPCKAVTAQLACVPASHSQKLNSVFVQTSGPGTTRHRNHMSEEEMRLLIAREESLGKTTWSSVGDSVNEPFEVVRGDMRSGVHKLRSVTALGVSHVSCRDGNGNALGSDCSCDSGDTDEIIAAKKKTSEVKNNAEFSQMEKSAHKKTSLRNRKNCVKVQKRKTNPEQAVSPRVTAHCSSREEAGSASESAESSGDEEYGAMMKNCPRVQLTLADLEQLAGGILQPPEEDPEHGGQETAAKCDRTPGGLRRAAQPCICPEDIMAALLEGEENTCGKQKPKENNLKPKFQAFKGVGCLYGKESIKKPLKEIVASDNINKDQNSLKLDPSSMSMEKGSPSSKLTPLQHAKKTNDPNQTRPQKRRSPFQSQDHKMVSPSSLEEGGRNPISSLLLLKDKKYLSLGAKTPKVDFDEDCRHRTGETGEGSGQSSHLAPGKAPEGSSRRDARGSNTNFPLSVNIWSDVHTKEKHAEDNQKRLAALDARQKAKEVRKKLVHDALADLDGHPEDKPTHIIFGSDSETEEQNHLGEEPLKESVSRASGRLFDSSEDEESGSEDSHRFRIKPQFEGRAGQKLLDLQSHFGTDDRFRMDSRFLESDSEEEQEEVNDERTAEEEELAAEKLKALNVVQSVLHTAVSSSAHKGSGAAKKFRDVVHYDPTRHDHATYERKSSDKPKESKAKRRKQKEEAEKLPEVSKEMYYSVAADIKEIFQTTKVTSETADDTPSSENCDGEKVDIYHPAALTTAAKQPGGFTFSFFDSDAEDVKEDAYKAEPVKTGKVVWQGAPRFQDSSSEEEDVAEEEMEDREPSPRF